CGGTTCCCACCGGGATCAGCAGGCAGGCGAAAATCAGGGCATAGCCGAACAGCTTCACTCGCCAGTCCGGCGGAAAGATCGTGCCGTGCCGGGTGAACCACACGATCAGTGGAATGATCGCGATCGCCACGGTGGCGAGCGTGGAGCTTTCGTACATCCCGCTGTTGTCGTTGACGAAGAAATAAAGCGACGCGTAGCCGCCGCCGCCCAGCGCGGTTTTCAGCCCGGCGCTGATAATTATGGCGCCCGCCGTCAGCACCATGATCAGCGCAGCGCCTTCTATCCGCAGCCGGGTGGACAGGGTGAATGGCAGGAAGATCGCAAAGACCAGCGCTTTCCAGACCCAATCCCATTTCTCCAGCGCCTCGACCGGGAAATCCGCCGTCTGTGTGGTCCAGAAGCAATAGCCGAGCAGCAGGCACAGCAGGAACTGGCGAAACGTGAAGCGCGTCCCCTTCTTGGTATCGGTCAGCAGCCAGCCGGCGAATGCGGCGCAGAACGCGATCAGCGAGATCGGCAGTGCCGAAGTGATCGACCAGCCGATTTTCTGCGGGGCGAGAATATCGATGTAGAGATAGGCGAGAACCCAGACGAACGGACGCCGGAAGCCAATGGCGAAGAACGCCATGACGAACCCGAACAGCGCAAGATCAAGCATTGCGCGCTTTCCCTTCGCCATCGGTGGCTTCGCGCTGCTCCGCGCCGTCGTTATCTTCCTTGAACGCCGGGTCGCGATCGGTTGCGTCGCGTCCGGCCAGGCGCAGCAGGGCAATCGCGATCAGCGCGTGGATCAGACCAAGGGCGAAGTAATCGATCAAACCGGAAGTTGCCTTGCTATGGCGCGCGGGGAAGGTGTTCCCGCGCCCTAGCAAGGTCCGGTTGACGCGCCGTTAAGTTTGTCATGGCAACAGGCAGCCCCATGACCCGGGTGCTCCATGTTCTCGACCATTCGCTGCCGCTGCACAGCGGATATACCTTTCGCACGCGCGCGATCCTGAAAAGCCAGCAGGCTTCCGGGCTGGAGGTGCGGGGGGTCACCGGCCTGCGCCATTCGGCGGAGGGGCCGGCGATGGAAGCGGTCGAAGGGCTCACCTTCCATCGCACGCCGGGAACGGCATCCGGTCTGCCGGGAATGCGCGAATGGCGCGAGATTGAGCGCCTGGCGGAAGCGATCGATGCCGTGATCGAGGAATGGCGGCCGGACGTGCTTCACGCCCATTCGCCCGCGCTATGCGGTCTCGCCGCGGTCAAGGCGGCGCGGCGCCATTCGATCCCGCTAGTGTACGAAATTCGTGCATTCTGGGAAGACGCTGCGGTCGGCAACGGCACCGGCCGCGAAGGGTCGCTGAAGTACCGGCTGACACGGGCACTGGAAAACCGCGCCGTTGCAGGGGCAGATGCGATCTTCACCATTTGCCGCGGGCTGCGCGACGATTTGATTCAACGCGGCGTTTCGCCTGAGAAGATCGGCCTGTCCCCCAACGGGGTGGATCTGTCGCTGTTCGGCGCGCCTGTGCCGCGCGATCCGGCATTGGCGCGCGAACTGGAATTGGGCGATGGCCCGGTGATCGGCTTCGTCGGCAGCTTCTACGATTACGAGGGGCTGGACGATCTTATCGCCGCCATGCCAAGTGTTCTGGCGCATGAGCCAGATGCGCGGTTGCTCCTCGTCGGCGGCGGGCCAATGGATGAAGCCTTGCGCAAAAAGGCTGCGGCCAGCGCGGCACAGGGGGCGATCCGGTTCACCGGCCGTGTTCCCCATGCGGAAGTGGAGCGATACTATGCCCTCATCGATGTGCTGGCCTACCCACGCAAGAAAAGCCGGCTGACCGATCTGGTCACTCCGCTCAAACCACTGGAGGCGATGGCACAGGGCCGGCTGGTCGCCGCGTCCGATGTGGGCGGCCATCGCGAACTGATCGAGGATCGCGTCACTGGCACGCTATTCGCGCCCGACGATCCGG
The nucleotide sequence above comes from Pelagerythrobacter marensis. Encoded proteins:
- a CDS encoding TIGR04063 family PEP-CTERM/XrtA system glycosyltransferase; this encodes MTRVLHVLDHSLPLHSGYTFRTRAILKSQQASGLEVRGVTGLRHSAEGPAMEAVEGLTFHRTPGTASGLPGMREWREIERLAEAIDAVIEEWRPDVLHAHSPALCGLAAVKAARRHSIPLVYEIRAFWEDAAVGNGTGREGSLKYRLTRALENRAVAGADAIFTICRGLRDDLIQRGVSPEKIGLSPNGVDLSLFGAPVPRDPALARELELGDGPVIGFVGSFYDYEGLDDLIAAMPSVLAHEPDARLLLVGGGPMDEALRKKAAASAAQGAIRFTGRVPHAEVERYYALIDVLAYPRKKSRLTDLVTPLKPLEAMAQGRLVAASDVGGHRELIEDRVTGTLFAPDDPAACAATLAALLGDRSDWDAMRTRARAHVAQNHDWAHNVGRYQDVYHLLLARGANGPLLAA